Proteins from a genomic interval of Desulfosporosinus sp. Sb-LF:
- a CDS encoding class II aldolase/adducin family protein, whose translation MNQLLEIRKKVVEKGIEMLATNLTVGTWGNISCRVPDQDYVAITPSGMSYDTLVPDDIVVLDLRGNIVNGTRKPSIEVPLHLAIYIAREDVHAIVHTHSAYATAMAVSRKDIPGAVEDLVQIVGGNVRVNEYALPGTEQLGINTVKALQGRNAVLLANHGMLGVGRDLEEALRVCLIVEKSAQITLFAQLMGGVVELSQNDIDGMRNFYLGGYGQRK comes from the coding sequence ATGAATCAATTACTGGAAATACGCAAAAAAGTAGTTGAGAAGGGGATCGAAATGCTCGCAACAAACCTCACGGTAGGAACCTGGGGGAATATCAGTTGTCGAGTCCCGGATCAAGACTATGTTGCCATTACTCCGTCCGGTATGAGCTACGATACTTTGGTGCCAGACGATATTGTGGTTTTAGATTTGAGGGGGAACATCGTCAATGGAACACGTAAACCCTCTATTGAAGTCCCTCTGCATTTAGCGATCTATATTGCTCGTGAGGATGTGCATGCTATAGTACATACTCACAGTGCTTATGCGACAGCGATGGCGGTATCTAGAAAGGATATCCCAGGAGCGGTTGAGGATTTAGTACAGATTGTGGGCGGGAACGTGAGAGTTAACGAATACGCACTTCCTGGTACAGAACAACTTGGCATCAATACAGTCAAAGCATTGCAGGGGCGTAATGCTGTTTTGCTTGCGAACCACGGAATGCTTGGAGTGGGTCGGGATTTGGAAGAAGCCCTTAGAGTTTGCTTGATAGTCGAAAAATCGGCACAAATCACGCTTTTTGCACAGCTCATGGGTGGAGTTGTGGAATTATCTCAAAATGATATTGATGGAATGCGAAATTTCTATCTTGGCGGGTATGGCCAGAGAAAATGA
- a CDS encoding methyl-accepting chemotaxis protein: MNWLQNKNTAFKIGLLICIMSITLGGVGFIGHYYFQQAGISLNNLYTNDLIPIRDINQARSDSNALKSAVLAVTSYTLDNAINKQQLDQITVRENSIDKFIAGFQPLATTSYEGERLVKAKDLFKNLKDVIQKSVDLAQAGNKTEAMNYYYKNGFSQQEDFQSLLRDIGNFNIDEAKAQVNKDNSMIVRVQLVLVVLPIMAILIGALIGIIITRMIIGPLNMILKSVEQVADGDLNVDKLTIHSKDEVGLLATSFNAMIINLHSLVSKISNTADQLAASSEEIVATMEQNSLVSNQISASISEVANGSEQQVKALTETSATIEELSASIEEVASSGNIVANTASKTVQIAKEGNITITKAVEQMSIVGNSTELVQNAVNKLAVGFDKISEFINIITNISSQTNLLALNAAIEAARAGEHGRGFAVVAEEVRKLAELSQDSAVNIITQVQENRENIKDAGIAMSSAVSSVNDGVEVVNTAGKAFANIAGLIDEVSSQVNQIAAVVQQMASGSQYIVSSVLAIDTVSKETSNQTMNVSAAVEEQTASMDQIADNSRGLASLAEELRYAIEKFHV; encoded by the coding sequence TTGAATTGGTTACAAAACAAAAATACGGCTTTTAAAATCGGACTCTTAATTTGTATTATGTCTATTACATTAGGCGGAGTGGGCTTTATAGGTCATTATTATTTTCAGCAAGCGGGTATTTCTCTCAATAATTTATACACGAATGATTTGATACCAATTCGTGATATCAATCAAGCACGGTCTGACAGTAATGCCCTTAAATCTGCGGTTTTGGCAGTTACCTCTTATACCTTAGATAATGCGATCAATAAGCAACAACTAGATCAGATCACTGTGCGTGAGAATTCCATAGATAAGTTTATTGCGGGATTCCAACCCTTAGCCACAACAAGTTATGAAGGGGAAAGATTAGTAAAAGCAAAAGATTTGTTTAAAAATTTAAAAGATGTTATTCAAAAATCGGTGGACCTTGCGCAGGCTGGTAATAAAACAGAAGCAATGAATTATTACTATAAGAATGGGTTTTCACAACAAGAAGATTTTCAATCACTTTTGCGGGATATCGGAAATTTTAATATTGATGAAGCAAAGGCCCAAGTGAATAAGGACAATAGCATGATTGTTAGAGTCCAATTGGTCTTGGTCGTTTTACCAATAATGGCAATTTTAATCGGAGCTCTTATCGGAATCATTATCACTAGAATGATTATTGGGCCACTTAACATGATCTTAAAGAGCGTAGAACAAGTAGCTGACGGAGATCTAAATGTTGATAAATTAACGATACACTCTAAAGATGAAGTTGGCTTACTCGCCACTTCGTTTAATGCAATGATTATTAATCTTCACAGTTTGGTAAGTAAAATATCAAATACAGCCGATCAACTCGCAGCGTCTTCGGAAGAGATCGTAGCAACTATGGAACAAAATTCTTTAGTTTCAAATCAGATTAGTGCGTCTATTTCTGAAGTGGCGAATGGGTCGGAACAACAGGTCAAAGCGCTAACTGAAACATCCGCGACGATTGAAGAACTATCAGCTAGTATTGAAGAAGTGGCTTCAAGTGGAAATATCGTTGCCAATACTGCTAGCAAGACAGTGCAGATTGCCAAAGAGGGTAACATAACGATCACCAAAGCCGTGGAACAGATGAGCATTGTTGGAAATTCAACTGAACTTGTTCAGAATGCTGTAAACAAATTAGCCGTAGGATTTGATAAAATTTCCGAGTTTATTAACATAATTACAAATATTTCATCCCAAACAAATTTATTAGCTTTAAATGCAGCCATAGAAGCAGCTCGTGCGGGAGAACATGGTCGTGGTTTTGCAGTGGTAGCGGAGGAAGTAAGAAAACTTGCTGAGCTATCACAGGATTCAGCTGTTAACATAATTACCCAAGTTCAGGAAAACCGAGAAAATATCAAAGACGCAGGCATTGCTATGAGTAGTGCGGTGAGTAGCGTCAACGATGGGGTGGAAGTAGTAAATACCGCGGGCAAAGCGTTTGCTAATATCGCAGGTTTGATCGATGAAGTTTCTTCACAAGTAAACCAGATTGCGGCAGTTGTTCAACAAATGGCAAGTGGCAGTCAATATATAGTGTCTTCCGTATTGGCTATTGATACAGTCAGTAAGGAAACCTCTAATCAAACGATGAATGTTAGTGCCGCAGTTGAAGAGCAAACGGCTTCGATGGATCAAATTGCAGATAACAGTAGGGGTCTAGCTAGTTTAGCAGAAGAACTTCGATACGCTATTGAAAAGTTCCATGTCTAA
- a CDS encoding adenosylhomocysteinase: MKYTIRDLTLAPEGQRKIDWVVPRMQVLNMVRKEFEKNQPFAGKKIVICLHLEAKTAYLAHVIRAGGAEVTVVASNPLSTQDDIVAALVQDGIGAHAWYNATEEEFNHHLQLALDTEPDFIIDDGGDLVSTLHTTRPELLQKVKGGAEETTTGVLRLHSMARDGALKFPMVAVNDAQCKYLFDNRYGTGQSVWDGIMRTTNLVVAGKTAVVAGYGWCGKGVALRAKGLGARVIICEVDPIKANEALMDGFEVMPMIEAALYGDFFITVTGNRDIVNKEHFVLMKSGAIMCNAGHFDVEVNVAQLKEIAISERVARANITEYTLPGGQHLYLLAEGRLVNLAAGDGHPAEVMDMTFALQALSLEYVALNYDKLSPGVYQVNREIDEKVALLRLKSLGLSIDKLTNEQVEYLASWSSEES, from the coding sequence ATGAAATACACTATTCGAGATTTAACATTAGCTCCAGAAGGACAGCGTAAGATTGATTGGGTAGTTCCCCGCATGCAAGTGCTCAACATGGTACGCAAGGAATTTGAAAAGAATCAACCCTTTGCTGGCAAAAAAATTGTGATTTGTCTACATTTAGAAGCTAAAACTGCTTACCTAGCCCACGTGATCAGAGCAGGAGGAGCAGAGGTAACCGTGGTTGCTAGTAACCCGCTTTCCACTCAAGATGATATTGTAGCAGCTCTTGTTCAAGACGGAATCGGGGCACATGCTTGGTACAATGCCACAGAAGAAGAATTTAATCATCATCTGCAATTGGCACTTGATACAGAGCCGGACTTTATCATTGATGATGGGGGAGATCTTGTTTCTACATTACATACCACCCGGCCTGAACTTCTGCAGAAAGTTAAGGGGGGAGCGGAAGAGACGACGACTGGTGTTCTTCGATTGCATTCTATGGCGCGTGATGGAGCATTGAAGTTTCCTATGGTTGCCGTGAATGACGCACAATGCAAGTACTTGTTTGATAACAGGTATGGTACAGGGCAATCCGTCTGGGACGGAATTATGAGAACGACCAACTTGGTAGTGGCTGGTAAAACAGCCGTTGTCGCTGGGTATGGCTGGTGCGGAAAAGGGGTTGCTCTACGTGCCAAGGGATTAGGAGCGCGTGTTATCATTTGTGAGGTTGATCCCATCAAAGCAAATGAGGCATTGATGGATGGATTTGAAGTTATGCCCATGATTGAAGCGGCTTTGTACGGAGATTTCTTCATAACGGTTACGGGCAATAGAGATATTGTCAATAAAGAGCACTTTGTCTTGATGAAATCCGGTGCAATCATGTGTAATGCTGGACACTTCGACGTCGAAGTCAATGTAGCGCAATTGAAAGAAATAGCAATTTCTGAAAGAGTGGCAAGAGCGAATATAACAGAATACACACTTCCAGGAGGTCAACATTTGTACCTTTTAGCTGAGGGACGTTTAGTCAATCTGGCCGCCGGCGATGGGCACCCTGCAGAAGTGATGGATATGACGTTTGCATTACAGGCACTGTCTCTAGAATATGTCGCCTTGAATTATGATAAACTGTCTCCTGGAGTTTACCAAGTCAATAGGGAGATTGATGAAAAGGTAGCCTTGTTAAGGCTTAAGTCACTTGGGTTATCCATTGATAAATTAACCAACGAACAAGTTGAGTATCTGGCATCTTGGAGTTCTGAGGAAAGCTAA
- a CDS encoding MoxR family ATPase: MQKSPLDLAMVLEDEGYLIDEETATTLFLALALEKPCLIEGPAGVGKTQLALALARAEKRKLIRLQCYEGLDINKALYDWNYAKQLLRLQLAKTEKWDEIKVDLFSEEFLLSRPLLESILSPTPVLLLIDELDKTDEEFESFLLELLAEQQVTIPEMGTISSKIKPVVILTSNSARDFSDALRRRCIHINLTYPSLEREISILTSQVPELSERLTKDICSFVARVRKLPLQKLPSVSESIDFARALNALHKADLNYGELMGTLSVLLKYPKDIAKLEERLKKWEMEANPRC, from the coding sequence ATGCAGAAATCTCCTTTGGATTTAGCTATGGTGCTTGAAGATGAAGGATATCTTATAGATGAAGAGACTGCCACGACGTTGTTTCTCGCTTTGGCCTTGGAAAAACCTTGTCTTATTGAAGGACCGGCTGGAGTTGGCAAGACACAGCTGGCGTTAGCACTTGCGCGTGCGGAGAAACGAAAATTGATCAGGTTGCAGTGTTATGAAGGACTTGATATTAATAAGGCGTTGTATGATTGGAATTATGCTAAGCAGCTTTTGCGCTTACAGCTTGCTAAGACTGAGAAGTGGGATGAGATTAAGGTGGATTTGTTCTCGGAAGAGTTCTTACTCTCCCGACCACTTCTAGAATCCATCCTTTCTCCCACCCCTGTTCTTTTGCTTATCGATGAATTGGATAAAACGGATGAGGAATTCGAGAGTTTTCTTTTAGAATTGCTAGCAGAACAACAGGTTACAATTCCTGAAATGGGGACAATTTCCTCGAAAATAAAGCCTGTTGTGATTTTAACCAGTAATAGTGCTAGAGACTTCAGTGATGCCTTAAGACGGCGTTGCATACATATAAATTTGACATATCCTTCATTAGAACGGGAAATTTCTATTCTTACCTCCCAAGTACCTGAGCTTTCCGAGCGGTTGACGAAAGATATTTGTAGCTTTGTTGCTAGGGTAAGGAAACTTCCTTTGCAAAAGCTCCCGAGTGTCTCTGAATCAATCGATTTTGCCCGCGCCCTAAATGCACTTCATAAAGCAGACTTAAACTATGGGGAACTAATGGGAACACTCAGCGTATTACTGAAATATCCAAAAGATATTGCTAAGTTAGAGGAACGTCTTAAAAAATGGGAGATGGAAGCTAATCCACGTTGTTGA
- a CDS encoding ATP-dependent helicase translates to MLEDQRFFECLERETGVILNGMQKQAICHPKGPMLLLATPGAGKTTVLNARILYLIIRLGVNPENILALTFSKAAAKEMSDRFQRVYGQLVKQRVQFSTIHSFSYNIVRTYFYEKCIAYSLIENEQGVNSKNSVLKRLYESINQMVLTEDKLEELANAICFIKNSMMKVSDIEMLDTKIKDLVLIYEAYENYKKNAHPGIILIDFDDMLTLANRILEENPEILSRYQKQFPFVLTDESQDNSFIQNKIIEKVAKLSNNLFVVGDDDQSIFGFRSANPKYLLDFKRVHPGARILMMEQNYRSTQEIVKVTNEFISGNQQRYLKTMFTENPSDKSIQIKSFEYAHQQLNYVIEELKKKKAIGQTALLYRNNVSAIKLIDHLDSANLPFYVRDSGNKFFNHWVIKDIINFMRFSYSDKNVGILEILHTKFDSYISKQQIEYLKHQDQTISVFDHLADIPNLPAFRKKNFLELKRQFKKLNEMNPLDAIRFIRKELNYEKKQEEFSERLGLSIEGIRGILATLESIAQGMKTLKHFADRLKHLEQLMRESVVNKDDNSVTLSTLHSAKGLEFESVYMLDLVDGILPNRESIKSAEMKKIDSLEEERRLFYVGMTRAKKELELLTVENLNDQDVIESQFVGEVREILCPGSSQNGKDTVNLTTFKLEKGANIRHKAFGIGRITVADVRLDLLEVNFRKLGVKQFSLKVCLEGNLVSSVL, encoded by the coding sequence ATGTTAGAGGATCAGCGGTTTTTTGAATGCCTCGAGAGGGAAACTGGGGTGATCTTAAATGGAATGCAAAAACAAGCAATTTGCCATCCTAAGGGTCCAATGCTGCTCTTGGCAACTCCTGGTGCGGGGAAGACCACAGTATTAAATGCTCGAATCCTCTATTTGATCATTCGCCTGGGTGTAAATCCAGAGAACATTCTCGCTCTGACATTTAGCAAAGCTGCAGCTAAAGAGATGAGTGACCGTTTTCAGCGAGTATACGGTCAATTGGTTAAGCAAAGGGTGCAGTTTTCTACGATACATAGTTTTAGCTATAATATTGTTCGGACTTATTTTTATGAGAAATGCATAGCTTATTCTCTGATTGAGAATGAGCAGGGGGTCAATAGCAAAAATTCCGTGCTCAAGCGCCTTTATGAAAGCATTAATCAGATGGTGCTCACAGAAGATAAGCTGGAAGAACTAGCAAACGCCATCTGCTTCATCAAAAATAGCATGATGAAGGTTAGCGATATCGAAATGTTAGATACCAAGATCAAAGATCTTGTGCTAATCTATGAGGCTTATGAAAACTACAAAAAAAACGCCCACCCGGGTATCATCCTTATAGATTTTGATGACATGCTCACACTTGCCAACAGGATACTTGAAGAAAATCCTGAGATTCTTTCGCGATATCAAAAGCAGTTTCCGTTTGTTTTGACCGATGAAAGTCAGGACAATTCGTTTATTCAGAATAAGATCATTGAGAAGGTCGCCAAACTTAGCAATAACCTTTTTGTTGTAGGCGATGATGACCAGTCGATTTTCGGTTTTCGATCGGCTAATCCGAAGTATTTATTGGATTTCAAGAGGGTACATCCAGGTGCTCGTATCCTGATGATGGAGCAGAATTACCGTTCTACCCAAGAAATCGTCAAGGTGACTAATGAATTCATTAGTGGTAACCAACAGCGTTACTTAAAGACTATGTTTACAGAAAACCCCTCAGACAAATCAATTCAAATCAAGTCCTTCGAATATGCTCATCAACAGCTGAATTACGTCATTGAGGAGTTAAAGAAAAAGAAGGCAATCGGGCAGACGGCTTTGCTTTACAGAAATAACGTTTCTGCGATTAAGCTAATTGACCATCTAGACAGTGCTAACCTTCCGTTTTATGTCCGGGATTCCGGTAACAAATTTTTTAATCACTGGGTAATTAAAGATATCATTAACTTCATGCGCTTTTCCTATAGTGATAAAAATGTGGGGATTCTTGAAATCCTCCATACCAAATTCGATTCTTACATTTCAAAACAGCAAATTGAGTATTTGAAACATCAAGATCAAACTATATCTGTGTTTGATCATTTGGCCGATATTCCTAATCTTCCGGCGTTTCGTAAGAAAAACTTCCTAGAATTGAAACGGCAATTTAAAAAACTCAATGAAATGAACCCTCTTGATGCTATCCGTTTCATCCGAAAGGAACTGAACTATGAGAAAAAACAAGAAGAGTTTAGCGAGCGTTTGGGGCTTTCAATCGAAGGAATCCGAGGAATTTTAGCTACGCTCGAAAGTATTGCACAAGGTATGAAGACGCTCAAGCACTTTGCGGATCGGCTGAAACATCTTGAGCAATTAATGCGCGAATCGGTCGTTAATAAAGATGATAATTCTGTCACGCTTTCTACATTGCATTCAGCTAAAGGCTTAGAGTTTGAAAGCGTTTATATGTTGGACTTGGTCGATGGGATTCTGCCTAACCGTGAAAGTATTAAATCTGCGGAAATGAAAAAAATAGACAGTCTGGAAGAAGAAAGAAGGCTTTTTTATGTAGGGATGACTCGGGCGAAGAAAGAATTAGAACTTCTAACAGTTGAGAATCTCAACGATCAAGATGTGATTGAATCACAATTTGTAGGAGAAGTACGAGAGATTCTTTGCCCAGGGAGTTCTCAAAATGGGAAGGATACTGTCAACTTAACAACGTTTAAACTAGAAAAGGGAGCCAATATACGACACAAAGCGTTTGGAATCGGACGAATTACAGTTGCAGACGTAAGGTTAGATTTGCTCGAAGTGAACTTTCGAAAACTAGGTGTTAAGCAATTCTCACTAAAGGTTTGTTTAGAAGGGAACCTAGTAAGTTCGGTGTTATAA
- a CDS encoding DEAD/DEAH box helicase: MVSFNQLGLDQSLVAALEQEGIVESTAIQEQTLPFILEGRDVVGQSETGTGKTLAFLLPIFQKIDTQKKENQAIILTPTHELAIQIQRVMEVLARGSGLAITSTAIIGNVNIARQIEKLKEKQHIIVGSSGRILELIQKKKISSQTVKTIVLDEADRLLDVNNSQVVKAVIKTTLSRTQLLMFSATLPQVTLQRASELLKQPEVIRVTDKVMIAPNVTHMFFLAEQRDKIEVLRKLVRMVIPTRALIFINKSEEIEKMVEKLKFHGLEAEGIYGGASKINRRKAMDGFKTGKISLLVASDLAARGLDIKGITHIFNLDLPEDPQLYLHRVGRTGRAGESGIAISIVNDKEVTHIRKLENIFEIRISPKEMLQGEIIDARKKAGVKKG; this comes from the coding sequence ATGGTATCTTTTAATCAGCTCGGGCTTGACCAATCTTTGGTGGCTGCCCTGGAACAGGAAGGAATCGTTGAATCGACAGCGATCCAAGAACAAACACTCCCATTTATTTTGGAAGGTAGAGATGTTGTTGGTCAATCAGAAACAGGAACAGGAAAAACTCTTGCTTTTCTACTTCCCATTTTCCAAAAAATAGATACCCAAAAAAAGGAAAATCAAGCCATTATTTTAACCCCTACGCATGAACTCGCTATCCAAATTCAAAGAGTCATGGAGGTTTTGGCAAGAGGTTCAGGGCTTGCAATCACATCAACTGCGATCATAGGGAACGTGAATATCGCTCGCCAGATTGAAAAACTTAAGGAAAAGCAACATATAATCGTTGGTTCGAGTGGTCGAATTCTTGAACTAATACAGAAGAAAAAAATCTCGTCACAAACAGTCAAGACGATTGTTTTAGATGAAGCAGATCGCTTACTTGACGTAAATAATTCCCAAGTTGTTAAGGCTGTAATTAAAACAACTTTAAGCAGAACGCAGCTATTGATGTTTTCGGCCACTTTACCTCAGGTGACATTGCAACGGGCTTCTGAACTACTGAAACAACCGGAAGTTATTCGTGTTACGGACAAAGTCATGATCGCTCCCAATGTTACGCATATGTTCTTTTTGGCTGAGCAAAGAGACAAAATTGAAGTTCTAAGGAAGCTAGTTCGAATGGTTATTCCGACTCGAGCTCTAATCTTCATCAATAAAAGTGAAGAAATTGAAAAGATGGTGGAAAAACTTAAATTCCATGGCTTGGAAGCAGAAGGCATTTACGGGGGCGCTAGCAAGATCAACCGTAGAAAAGCCATGGATGGTTTTAAAACTGGAAAAATAAGCTTACTTGTAGCTTCGGACTTAGCAGCTAGAGGACTAGACATCAAAGGAATTACGCATATTTTTAATCTTGATTTGCCAGAAGATCCTCAACTTTATCTACATCGAGTGGGAAGAACGGGCAGGGCAGGAGAAAGTGGAATTGCAATATCTATAGTGAATGATAAAGAGGTTACTCATATAAGAAAGTTAGAAAATATATTTGAAATTAGGATTAGCCCTAAGGAGATGCTACAAGGGGAAATAATAGATGCTAGAAAAAAAGCAGGAGTGAAAAAAGGCTGA
- a CDS encoding type IA DNA topoisomerase, translating into MGKTLIVAEKPSQAREYATALGVRGKGDGYIENEQYVITWCYGHLLELERPEAYMNLDRVGKRWSLNRLPVLPGLNAFRRVVKSGAVKQYQVIQRWLKSSDVEDVICGTDADREGQLLFQEVWDASMCSKPLSRLWISSLTSVAIREGLERLLPADSVAGLAAAGHGRAYADWDFGMNLTEGFTSLFGSFDAVRKKPNVISIGRVQTPTLALIVEREWEIERFVSQPYFEVRAELTATRGDYTGKWFDSQEESRRITNRQDAESIVTRTQGKPGKITKMEQKDVQEPAPLLFDLTSLTITASKKYGFSAEKVLQLAQSLYEKKSITYPRTDCAYLSEDLVSKLPDHLKAVKQEPYTNLVDEARLLGVPRSKRVINTITAHHAIIPTTEKVVIERLNFDEQKLYDLIVRRFLAVWFPPARYHQTDVITEVEGERFRTKGKVLLSPGWKKVYGTDEEEEKITRKKKKDDREQSDDENTTLPPLSMNEDVRTKRVFSEEKSTKPPKRFTQGDLLKAMEGAGKQIDDEVLRQQLKGKGLGTVATRPAIMENLIDRGYILQEQKTLKPTEKGTELIRLIKERLPQAQLLISAEMTGQMEFNLSKVEKGELTIERYMADVEEAIGRIIEELRSFEHKHGKTPLALAPTTDHSTGVGKGEGAKVARKKSSKVLKSTKFAREIEETGKPTVIGENGIERVARNNLQATALMEYEKTKTVTSKVQLDVLGICPKCGGDVIEGQKGFGCASWREGCRFVVWKSPIYGKVLTPNQIKSLLKKGKTPLIKGFKSKLGKSFNAYLIWEDPTDAKLKFEFPK; encoded by the coding sequence ATGGGAAAGACACTTATTGTGGCTGAAAAGCCGTCACAAGCTCGTGAATATGCCACGGCCTTAGGAGTTCGGGGTAAAGGGGACGGGTATATTGAAAATGAACAGTACGTGATCACGTGGTGCTACGGTCACCTCTTAGAACTGGAGCGCCCAGAAGCGTATATGAATCTTGATCGAGTGGGAAAACGCTGGAGTTTGAATCGTTTGCCGGTCTTGCCCGGCTTGAACGCGTTTCGTAGGGTGGTTAAATCTGGAGCTGTCAAACAGTATCAGGTAATACAGCGGTGGCTTAAATCTTCAGATGTCGAAGATGTTATATGTGGTACAGACGCTGATAGAGAAGGACAGTTGCTTTTTCAGGAAGTTTGGGATGCTTCTATGTGTAGCAAACCCTTATCTAGGCTGTGGATTTCTTCATTGACGTCTGTAGCAATCAGAGAAGGCTTGGAACGCCTTCTTCCCGCAGATTCAGTGGCCGGGCTGGCAGCTGCAGGGCATGGCAGAGCATATGCTGATTGGGACTTTGGAATGAATTTAACGGAGGGGTTCACCTCATTGTTTGGCAGTTTTGATGCTGTGCGTAAAAAACCTAATGTTATTTCGATCGGACGAGTGCAGACACCAACACTAGCTTTGATCGTCGAGCGAGAATGGGAGATTGAACGCTTTGTTTCCCAGCCCTACTTCGAAGTTAGGGCTGAGCTCACGGCAACACGGGGAGACTATACTGGTAAATGGTTTGATTCCCAAGAAGAATCCAGACGTATTACGAATCGCCAAGACGCCGAGAGTATCGTGACTAGAACTCAGGGGAAACCTGGTAAAATTACTAAAATGGAGCAGAAAGATGTCCAAGAACCGGCACCGCTTCTTTTTGACTTAACCTCTCTGACAATCACAGCTTCCAAAAAATACGGTTTCAGTGCGGAAAAGGTTCTTCAGTTGGCCCAATCACTTTATGAGAAAAAGTCGATTACCTATCCACGAACCGATTGTGCTTATCTCTCAGAGGACCTTGTATCGAAGTTGCCAGATCACCTGAAGGCCGTAAAACAAGAGCCTTATACGAATTTGGTGGATGAAGCTAGACTTTTGGGGGTGCCTAGGAGTAAACGCGTGATAAACACAATCACCGCGCATCATGCTATCATTCCGACGACCGAGAAAGTCGTTATAGAGAGACTTAACTTTGATGAACAGAAACTGTATGACTTGATTGTTCGACGTTTTCTAGCAGTCTGGTTTCCCCCTGCCCGATATCACCAAACAGATGTGATAACCGAGGTAGAGGGTGAACGGTTTCGTACAAAAGGTAAAGTTCTGCTTAGCCCGGGATGGAAGAAAGTTTATGGCACTGATGAAGAAGAGGAAAAAATTACACGTAAAAAGAAGAAGGATGACCGTGAGCAATCAGATGATGAGAATACGACCCTGCCGCCCTTGAGCATGAATGAAGATGTGCGAACAAAACGTGTTTTCAGTGAAGAGAAGAGTACTAAACCGCCCAAACGATTCACCCAAGGTGACCTTCTTAAAGCAATGGAAGGTGCAGGTAAGCAGATTGACGACGAGGTGCTGCGTCAGCAATTGAAAGGGAAAGGTTTGGGCACTGTGGCTACTAGACCAGCTATCATGGAAAACCTAATAGACAGGGGCTATATCCTTCAGGAGCAAAAGACGTTGAAACCTACAGAAAAAGGGACCGAACTCATTCGTCTCATAAAGGAAAGGCTCCCTCAAGCCCAGCTCTTGATCAGCGCGGAAATGACAGGACAAATGGAGTTCAATCTTTCAAAGGTAGAAAAAGGAGAATTGACAATCGAACGCTATATGGCGGATGTAGAGGAAGCCATTGGCCGAATCATTGAGGAATTGCGTTCCTTCGAACATAAACACGGAAAAACTCCTCTAGCCCTTGCACCTACAACAGATCATTCTACGGGAGTAGGAAAAGGGGAAGGGGCAAAAGTGGCCCGGAAGAAATCGAGTAAGGTTCTGAAATCAACAAAATTTGCCAGGGAGATCGAAGAAACGGGAAAACCTACAGTAATAGGAGAGAACGGAATAGAAAGAGTAGCCCGAAATAATCTGCAGGCCACCGCCTTGATGGAATATGAAAAGACAAAGACAGTTACAAGCAAAGTTCAATTAGACGTGTTGGGTATCTGTCCAAAGTGCGGTGGGGATGTGATTGAAGGACAAAAGGGATTTGGGTGCGCGAGTTGGAGAGAAGGATGCCGCTTCGTGGTATGGAAGAGTCCAATCTATGGGAAAGTACTTACACCAAATCAGATCAAAAGTCTATTAAAGAAAGGGAAAACTCCGCTTATTAAAGGGTTTAAATCAAAATTGGGTAAATCATTTAACGCTTATTTAATTTGGGAAGATCCAACAGATGCAAAATTGAAATTTGAGTTTCCCAAATAA